From the Arvicola amphibius chromosome 2, mArvAmp1.2, whole genome shotgun sequence genome, one window contains:
- the LOC119806936 gene encoding eukaryotic translation initiation factor 1, translating to MSAIQNLNSFDPFADASKGDDLLPAGTEDYIHIRIQQRNGRKTLTTVQGIADDYDKKKLVKAFKKKFACNGTVIEHPEYGEVIQLQGDQRKNICQFLIEIGLAKDDQLKVHGF from the coding sequence ATGTCCGCTATTCAGAACCTCAACTCTTTCGACCCCTTTGCTGATGCAAGTAAAGGTGATGACCTGCTTCCTGCTGGCACTGAGGATTATATCCATATAAGAATTCAACAGAGAAACGGCAGGAAGACCCTTACCACAGTCCAAGGGATCGCCGATGATTACGATAAAAAGAAACTAGTGAAGGCGTTTAAGAAGAAATTTGCCTGCAATGGTACTGTAATTGAGCATCCAGAATATGGAGAAGTAATCCAGCTACAGGGTGACCAGCGCAAGAACATATGCCAGTTCCTAATAGAGATTGGACTGGCTAAGGACGATCAGCTGAAGGTTCATGGGTTTTAA